From the genome of Spirosomataceae bacterium TFI 002, one region includes:
- a CDS encoding ribonuclease HI, which yields MTQKTLLPQVELYSDGGADPNPGVGGYGVILSYKGHRKEFSAGYKFSTNNRMELTGVITGLSKLTRRSNVTIYTDSQYVVNGIEKGWAKKWKANNWYRNKTEKAVNSDLWALLLDEVAKHIVKFIWVKGHNGHPENERCDELATEAMSLPNLLEDEGFEGEAIAPKAKNNTQKKDKPVLLNPNMKVEQSGDPCKKCGTIVVKKKTKKKAPKPGQSYYYDYYLACPECKTIYMVEAAKRRITKGMF from the coding sequence ATGACACAAAAGACGCTATTACCCCAAGTTGAACTTTACTCCGATGGTGGAGCAGATCCCAATCCAGGGGTTGGTGGTTACGGTGTAATTTTATCATACAAAGGACACAGGAAAGAGTTTTCGGCAGGGTATAAGTTTTCTACTAATAATAGAATGGAGCTCACCGGTGTCATCACCGGCCTCTCCAAACTCACTCGCAGGTCCAATGTCACTATTTATACCGACTCACAATATGTAGTGAACGGAATAGAAAAGGGCTGGGCAAAAAAATGGAAAGCGAATAACTGGTACCGAAATAAAACAGAAAAGGCTGTAAACTCAGACTTATGGGCACTTTTACTTGACGAAGTTGCTAAACATATCGTTAAGTTTATTTGGGTCAAAGGTCATAACGGTCATCCAGAAAATGAGAGATGTGATGAATTAGCAACTGAAGCTATGTCTCTTCCAAACTTACTTGAAGACGAAGGTTTTGAAGGAGAAGCCATTGCCCCCAAAGCCAAGAATAATACGCAGAAAAAAGATAAACCAGTTCTCCTTAACCCTAATATGAAGGTGGAGCAGTCTGGTGATCCTTGTAAAAAGTGTGGTACCATAGTGGTGAAGAAAAAAACTAAAAAGAAAGCTCCTAAGCCAGGTCAAAGTTACTACTACGACTATTACCTCGCCTGCCCAGAATGTAAAACTATTTACATGGTGGAAGCTGCCAAAAGACGAATAACAAAGGGTATGTTTTGA
- a CDS encoding Cupin domain-containing protein yields MEIKTKSNDTFIADESVGWEKVDDFISRKIMGYDDHLMTVKVAFKKGGVGAVHHHHHSQTSYVASGSFEITIGDEMRVLKEGDVYYIPSNIPHGAVALEDGILIDSFSPARADFL; encoded by the coding sequence ATGGAAATCAAGACGAAAAGTAACGACACATTTATTGCAGATGAATCAGTAGGCTGGGAAAAAGTTGATGATTTTATCTCTCGCAAAATAATGGGTTATGATGATCACCTAATGACCGTTAAAGTTGCTTTTAAAAAAGGCGGAGTTGGAGCGGTACACCACCACCACCATAGCCAAACTAGTTATGTTGCGAGCGGTAGTTTCGAAATCACTATTGGTGACGAAATGAGAGTTCTAAAAGAAGGTGATGTTTACTATATCCCAAGTAATATTCCTCATGGAGCAGTAGCTTTGGAAGACGGTATTTTGATTGATTCATTTAGCCCAGCTAGAGCAGATTTTCTTTAA
- a CDS encoding beta-glucosidase yields MSKRVLKYLPFVILSLFFFSFIGSDFQTAFSAEKIDSTAVSEFSRPEKPAKDYLSSQLAWCDSMLNTMSLEEKVGQLLMVAVYSNKNEAYYGDLEDKIQKYHLGGLIFFQGNAIQQGILTNRYQRISKKPLLIGIDAEWGLGMRLDETVSFPKQITLGAVENAKVIEEMGREIGLQCKRLGIHINFAPVADVNTNPRNPVINYRSFGENPQKVASLTAAYARGMQSVNVMACAKHFPGHGDTDSDSHYSTPVVAHSRARLNENELVPFKRLIADSISSIMIGHLSVPALEAKINTPATVSKRIVTDLLKGDLGFMGLTVTDAMNMKGVSSKYPAGGAEVAAFEAGNDLILQPDELDAAYRKLLKGFQDGSLSVTDLNNSVYKILRAKYWVGLNKPQYVDINNLNRDLNNENSDKVKEKIFREAVTVVRAESGILPFLQLDTLSIACVAVNAEPSYDFYTEMSKFGKVVNYKMTFKPSARKDWDYIYKQAEVYDIMVVAVHDMNSLSRRNFGVSPETIEMIEGLSQKTKVVVVGFGNPYGMKLFDNFPNVICGYEDDPGAYKATVEILYGARGSKGKLPVTASNQSLVNQGKQTISAGRLIEAEPEDVGMSRQKLNQIDDIVEEGISAHAFPGCQVLVARRGKVVFNKSYGTFSYGNSEKVTNETIYDLASLTKVSATLQAVMMLNERGELDLNRRASYYLPQLRGTNKEDLIIGDILFHQAGLRSFEAFWTHTKSKSGAFNGDFYEFNNSEGNLQVSDNVFIKPSIKDSVLQWIIESNFTSRRNRDGTYGYLYSDLGLILTQFMVEEIINQPLDQFLEQNLYEPLGMTTTTFNPLSKFPKSQIAPTEYDRIFRGSQIWGTVHDPNAALLGGVAGHAGLFSSAWDLAKLYQMNLQNGYYGGRQYLYPHTIEHFGTNYTKKSHRGIGWNKPKDGADLSSVASSASPNTFGHTGFTGTVVWVDPDRQLVFIMLSNRVYPSANNKKIMSMDIRKRIHEVINESIDLYN; encoded by the coding sequence ATGTCTAAACGTGTTTTGAAATATCTCCCTTTTGTTATTCTTAGTCTTTTCTTTTTCAGTTTTATAGGTAGCGATTTCCAAACTGCGTTTTCAGCTGAAAAAATTGACAGTACTGCTGTAAGTGAATTTTCAAGGCCTGAAAAGCCTGCTAAAGACTATCTAAGTAGTCAATTGGCTTGGTGTGATAGCATGCTCAATACAATGAGCCTTGAAGAAAAAGTAGGTCAACTATTAATGGTTGCGGTATATTCGAACAAAAACGAAGCGTATTATGGAGACCTCGAAGATAAAATTCAAAAGTATCATCTCGGTGGTTTGATCTTCTTTCAAGGAAATGCAATTCAACAGGGAATTCTCACGAATAGGTATCAGCGGATAAGTAAGAAACCATTACTCATAGGTATTGATGCTGAGTGGGGATTGGGAATGAGACTCGATGAAACTGTTTCATTCCCAAAACAAATTACCTTAGGAGCCGTAGAAAATGCGAAGGTAATAGAAGAAATGGGCAGAGAAATTGGCCTACAATGCAAGAGATTGGGAATCCATATCAATTTTGCCCCTGTTGCAGACGTAAATACAAACCCACGAAACCCTGTTATCAATTATAGGTCATTTGGAGAAAATCCTCAAAAAGTTGCATCGCTTACTGCAGCCTATGCAAGAGGAATGCAAAGCGTAAATGTAATGGCTTGTGCAAAACATTTCCCCGGACACGGCGACACCGACTCTGATTCTCATTACTCTACACCGGTAGTCGCTCATTCACGAGCGAGGCTAAATGAAAACGAACTTGTCCCTTTTAAAAGATTAATTGCAGATAGTATTTCGTCTATAATGATTGGGCATTTATCTGTTCCAGCATTGGAGGCCAAAATCAATACACCTGCAACTGTCTCAAAAAGAATTGTTACTGACCTGCTCAAAGGCGACCTTGGCTTTATGGGTCTTACAGTTACCGATGCCATGAACATGAAAGGTGTTTCTAGCAAATACCCTGCGGGTGGAGCAGAAGTAGCTGCTTTTGAAGCTGGCAATGACCTCATTTTACAACCAGATGAATTAGATGCTGCCTACAGAAAGCTTTTAAAGGGCTTTCAAGACGGATCGCTTTCCGTTACCGATTTAAATAATAGCGTTTATAAAATCTTAAGGGCAAAATATTGGGTAGGTTTAAATAAGCCTCAATACGTTGATATCAATAACCTCAATCGCGACTTGAATAATGAAAATAGCGACAAGGTTAAAGAAAAAATATTTAGAGAAGCTGTTACAGTTGTAAGAGCAGAATCTGGCATACTGCCATTTCTACAATTAGATACACTGTCCATCGCTTGTGTTGCCGTGAATGCTGAACCTAGTTATGATTTTTATACTGAGATGAGCAAGTTTGGAAAGGTTGTGAATTACAAAATGACCTTCAAACCGTCGGCTAGAAAAGACTGGGATTATATTTACAAGCAAGCTGAGGTTTACGATATTATGGTTGTTGCTGTCCATGACATGAATAGCCTTTCTAGAAGAAATTTTGGTGTTTCGCCAGAAACAATAGAAATGATTGAGGGCCTTTCTCAAAAAACAAAAGTCGTAGTGGTGGGTTTTGGAAATCCATACGGAATGAAGCTTTTTGATAATTTTCCAAATGTAATATGTGGCTATGAAGATGACCCCGGAGCATATAAAGCAACCGTTGAGATTCTTTATGGAGCTAGAGGGAGTAAAGGCAAATTGCCAGTAACTGCATCCAACCAAAGTTTGGTTAATCAAGGCAAGCAAACTATTTCTGCAGGGAGGTTGATAGAAGCAGAGCCAGAAGATGTAGGTATGAGCAGGCAAAAGCTCAACCAAATTGATGACATCGTAGAGGAGGGCATAAGTGCCCATGCATTTCCTGGTTGCCAGGTACTTGTAGCAAGAAGAGGAAAAGTGGTTTTCAATAAATCTTATGGGACATTTAGCTATGGCAATAGCGAAAAGGTAACCAATGAAACCATTTACGATCTTGCTTCTCTTACCAAAGTATCTGCAACATTACAGGCCGTAATGATGCTTAATGAACGAGGAGAGTTAGACCTAAACCGCAGAGCATCTTACTACTTACCTCAGTTAAGAGGCACCAACAAAGAGGATTTAATTATTGGAGATATTCTGTTTCATCAAGCTGGCTTAAGGTCTTTTGAGGCTTTCTGGACCCACACCAAGTCGAAAAGTGGGGCATTTAATGGGGATTTCTATGAGTTCAATAACTCTGAAGGAAATTTACAAGTCAGTGATAATGTATTTATCAAACCAAGTATAAAAGACTCTGTGCTTCAGTGGATTATAGAATCTAACTTTACCAGTAGACGTAATCGTGATGGCACATATGGGTATCTATACAGCGATTTAGGACTTATTCTTACCCAATTTATGGTAGAGGAAATTATTAACCAGCCACTCGACCAGTTTTTGGAGCAAAACCTATATGAGCCCTTGGGAATGACTACGACGACTTTTAATCCCCTCTCCAAATTTCCAAAAAGTCAAATAGCTCCTACCGAATACGATAGGATTTTTAGAGGTTCTCAAATATGGGGAACCGTTCATGACCCCAATGCAGCTTTACTTGGAGGAGTTGCAGGACACGCAGGGCTATTTAGCAGTGCTTGGGATCTTGCTAAATTATACCAAATGAACCTTCAAAACGGCTATTATGGTGGTAGACAATATTTATACCCTCACACCATAGAGCACTTTGGAACAAATTATACAAAGAAAAGTCACAGGGGAATAGGATGGAACAAGCCAAAAGACGGAGCTGACTTATCGAGTGTAGCATCTTCTGCATCACCCAATACTTTTGGCCATACAGGATTTACGGGAACAGTTGTATGGGTAGATCCCGACCGACAATTGGTATTTATAATGCTTTCTAACCGAGTGTATCCTAGTGCCAACAACAAGAAAATAATGTCAATGGATATCAGAAAAAGAATCCATGAAGTAATAAACGAATCAATTGACCTTTACAATTAA
- a CDS encoding Rhodanese-related sulfurtransferase translates to MKKQISFFFLLIGLMACSSASSQTKNLAIDDFVKTYKSTDKAVLLDVRTPGEWSQGKFESSKCINVMDQSFKDQVSKLDKNTPLFVYCKVGGRSSKASSQLVKMGFKNVYNLTNAGYDDLAKKGLK, encoded by the coding sequence ATGAAAAAACAAATTAGCTTCTTCTTCCTTTTAATTGGGCTGATGGCCTGTAGTTCAGCAAGCTCACAAACAAAAAATCTTGCAATTGATGACTTTGTTAAAACATACAAAAGCACAGATAAAGCAGTATTGTTGGACGTAAGAACACCTGGTGAATGGTCACAAGGGAAGTTCGAAAGCTCAAAGTGTATCAATGTGATGGATCAAAGCTTCAAAGACCAAGTGAGTAAACTAGACAAAAATACGCCTCTATTTGTATATTGTAAAGTAGGAGGGCGTAGTAGTAAAGCTTCTAGTCAGCTTGTGAAAATGGGCTTCAAAAATGTATATAATCTAACCAACGCTGGATATGATGATCTTGCCAAAAAAGGATTAAAATAA
- a CDS encoding methionyl-tRNA synthetase codes for MSQPKRYTVTAALIYANGPIHIGHLAGCYLPADIYVRYLRAKGKDVAFVSGTDEHGVPITIKAKKEGVTPQELVDRYHKQIKQSFIDFGINFDIYSQTSKPKHHEVSQGFFKKLYDQGTFVEEETEQLYDEAANQFLADRYVIGTCPKCGNDKAYGDQCENCGTALSPLELKNPKSTLSGNEPIKKMTKNWYLPLDTMQPEIEKYVYGHTEWKNNVAGQCKSWLQDGLKPRAMTRDLDWGIKVPVDGADGKVLYVWFDAPIGYITFTQEWAEANGKDWKDYWQSEDTKLVHFIGKDNIVFHCIIFPAMLMAHGDYTLADNVPANEFMNLEGDKISTSRNWAVWLHEYLEQFPGKEDVLRYALTSNAPEAKDSEFTWKDWQTKNNSELVAIFGNFVNRSLVLTHKYYNGIVPELGELTDFDKETLATLAQLPCDISDSLKNYKFRDGLSQMMEVARLGNKYLADTEPWKVVKVDPERVKTIMHIALQITATLAIVAEPFIPFTSAKLNEMLLLDSKEWMHAGKADLIKAGHQIGETSLLFEKIEDDVVEAQVQKLLDTKKMNELENKTVPALKGEIQFDDFAKLDIRIGTILEAEPVAKSKKLLKFLIDDGMEKRTILSGIAQYYKPEEMVGKQVTFIANLAPRPMMGSVSEGMILMAEDVDGSLALVEPNKKVWNGAGVS; via the coding sequence ATGAGTCAACCGAAGAGATATACTGTTACAGCCGCCCTTATTTATGCCAATGGCCCTATTCATATTGGTCATTTAGCTGGTTGTTATTTACCTGCCGATATATATGTGAGGTATTTACGTGCCAAAGGAAAGGATGTAGCATTTGTAAGTGGAACAGATGAGCACGGAGTGCCTATCACGATCAAAGCAAAAAAAGAAGGAGTTACTCCTCAAGAATTGGTTGACCGCTATCACAAGCAGATAAAGCAAAGTTTCATAGATTTTGGAATCAATTTCGATATCTATTCTCAGACTTCGAAACCAAAGCACCACGAGGTTTCTCAAGGTTTCTTTAAAAAGCTATATGATCAAGGGACTTTTGTAGAAGAAGAAACTGAACAACTTTATGATGAGGCTGCCAATCAGTTTTTGGCTGATAGGTATGTGATAGGAACTTGCCCAAAATGTGGCAACGATAAAGCTTATGGCGACCAATGTGAAAACTGTGGAACTGCCTTATCTCCTTTGGAACTCAAAAATCCGAAATCAACTCTTTCGGGGAATGAGCCAATCAAGAAAATGACTAAAAACTGGTATTTGCCACTCGACACGATGCAGCCAGAAATAGAAAAATACGTATACGGTCACACCGAATGGAAAAATAATGTAGCTGGTCAATGTAAGTCTTGGTTGCAAGATGGCCTCAAGCCAAGAGCAATGACTCGTGACCTTGACTGGGGTATCAAAGTTCCTGTTGACGGAGCAGACGGCAAGGTGCTTTACGTTTGGTTTGATGCTCCTATTGGTTACATCACTTTTACACAAGAGTGGGCAGAAGCCAACGGAAAAGATTGGAAAGATTACTGGCAAAGTGAGGACACCAAACTTGTCCACTTTATTGGAAAAGATAATATCGTATTTCACTGTATCATTTTCCCTGCCATGTTGATGGCACACGGAGATTATACACTTGCCGACAACGTGCCAGCCAATGAATTCATGAACTTAGAAGGTGATAAGATATCAACTTCTCGTAATTGGGCGGTGTGGTTACACGAATATTTGGAGCAATTCCCAGGCAAAGAGGATGTCTTGCGTTACGCCCTTACAAGCAATGCTCCAGAGGCTAAAGACAGTGAATTCACATGGAAAGACTGGCAAACCAAGAACAACTCTGAACTTGTTGCCATTTTTGGAAACTTTGTAAATCGAAGCTTGGTACTTACTCACAAGTATTACAATGGCATTGTACCTGAACTAGGCGAGTTGACAGATTTCGATAAAGAAACATTGGCAACCCTTGCACAATTACCTTGTGACATATCAGATTCACTGAAAAACTATAAGTTCCGTGACGGACTTTCGCAAATGATGGAAGTTGCTCGTCTTGGAAACAAATATTTGGCAGATACAGAGCCATGGAAAGTGGTAAAAGTAGACCCCGAAAGAGTAAAAACGATCATGCACATTGCATTGCAGATCACCGCGACCTTGGCTATTGTTGCTGAGCCTTTCATACCGTTTACATCTGCTAAGCTAAATGAAATGCTTTTGCTAGACTCCAAAGAATGGATGCACGCAGGAAAAGCTGACCTCATTAAAGCTGGACACCAAATAGGCGAAACGAGCCTACTTTTTGAAAAAATTGAAGACGACGTAGTGGAGGCTCAAGTGCAAAAACTATTAGATACCAAGAAAATGAACGAACTAGAAAATAAAACAGTACCAGCACTCAAAGGCGAAATACAATTTGATGATTTTGCAAAACTAGATATTAGAATTGGTACCATCTTAGAGGCCGAGCCCGTTGCAAAAAGCAAGAAACTATTGAAGTTCTTAATCGACGACGGAATGGAAAAAAGAACCATCCTTAGTGGTATAGCACAATATTATAAGCCAGAAGAAATGGTGGGCAAGCAAGTAACCTTTATTGCTAACCTTGCACCACGCCCTATGATGGGTTCAGTCTCTGAAGGAATGATTCTCATGGCCGAAGATGTTGATGGTTCTCTTGCCCTTGTAGAGCCAAACAAGAAAGTTTGGAATGGTGCAGGGGTGAGTTAA
- a CDS encoding Predicted Zn-dependent peptidase, whose translation MTEYQVFELPNGIRIAHRQVTHTKIVHCGIMLDIGSRDEKPHQVGLAHFWEHMAFKGTKKRKSYHIINRLESVGGELNAYTTKEKVCFYASVLDRHFDKSVELLADITFQSIFPEKQVEKERGVILEEMSMYLDAPEDAIQDEFDEVLFPNHTLGNNILGTPKSVKSFKREDLQDFIAENMNTEKIIFSVVGNITFAKAKRIAEKYLSDVPATNKQQIRVKPDLYIPQKLSISKSINQAHVAIGRDAFDLHDKKRFPFFTLINLLGGPGMNSRFNLSLREKFGLVYNIDANFTSYTDSGFLGIYFATDKSNLNRAIKLVDKEMQNLREKTLGEVQLRSVKEQLMGQLAMSEESNQGYMMVMAKSLLDLGYVDSLQDIFEVIQNITAKEIQDLANEMLLPEQMSMLTYLPSES comes from the coding sequence ATGACTGAATATCAAGTTTTTGAATTACCCAATGGAATTCGAATTGCTCATCGCCAAGTAACCCATACCAAAATTGTGCATTGTGGTATCATGCTCGATATTGGTAGTAGAGACGAAAAACCACATCAAGTGGGATTAGCTCATTTTTGGGAACACATGGCTTTCAAAGGTACTAAAAAGCGGAAATCTTATCATATAATTAATCGACTTGAGTCGGTTGGTGGAGAACTTAATGCTTATACAACCAAAGAAAAGGTTTGTTTCTATGCATCTGTGCTAGATCGCCATTTCGATAAGTCTGTAGAACTTTTAGCCGATATTACTTTTCAATCTATTTTTCCTGAAAAACAGGTTGAAAAAGAAAGAGGTGTGATTTTGGAGGAAATGTCAATGTATTTGGATGCACCAGAAGATGCAATTCAGGATGAGTTTGACGAAGTACTTTTTCCAAACCATACACTTGGTAATAACATATTAGGAACGCCCAAAAGCGTAAAATCTTTCAAAAGAGAGGACTTACAGGACTTTATTGCCGAAAACATGAACACTGAAAAGATCATTTTTTCGGTTGTAGGTAACATCACTTTTGCAAAGGCAAAACGAATTGCAGAAAAGTATTTGTCTGATGTTCCGGCTACGAACAAACAACAAATACGAGTAAAACCTGATCTCTATATTCCTCAAAAGCTTTCTATTAGCAAATCAATAAATCAAGCTCATGTAGCTATTGGGAGGGATGCTTTTGATCTTCATGACAAAAAAAGATTTCCATTTTTCACCCTTATAAATCTTCTTGGTGGTCCAGGAATGAACTCAAGATTCAATCTTAGTTTACGTGAGAAGTTTGGCTTGGTTTATAATATTGATGCCAACTTCACTTCTTATACGGATTCTGGTTTTCTAGGAATTTACTTCGCAACTGACAAAAGCAACCTGAACAGGGCAATTAAGCTAGTTGACAAAGAGATGCAAAACCTAAGAGAGAAAACTCTTGGCGAAGTACAACTAAGATCGGTTAAGGAACAATTGATGGGGCAGCTTGCCATGTCAGAGGAAAGTAACCAAGGCTATATGATGGTAATGGCAAAGTCTTTACTTGATTTAGGATACGTAGATTCGCTTCAAGATATCTTTGAAGTGATTCAAAATATCACTGCTAAAGAAATTCAAGATTTAGCAAACGAAATGCTTTTACCAGAACAAATGAGCATGCTAACTTATCTTCCCAGTGAGTCATAA
- a CDS encoding B12 binding domain-containing protein yields the protein MSVYTIKDLENLSGIKAHTLRIWEQRYEIITPKRTLNNFRTYNDDDLKLVLNIALLRDKGFKISKIAKFSLEELSKEVVNISSQNLAYPDQIYSLTLAMIDLDEERFEKVMSTSILQFGFENTITNIVYPFLARIGTLWMTGSIGPAQEHFISNLIRQKMIVAIDGQVVRPDEKSKTFVLFLPEGETHELGLLFGNYILRARNHKVIYLGQSLPFGELEFVVNLHKPDYIFSALTTFTDDVHGFLKKLGDNFTEQKILVTGYSVIGQGFDLPDHMEVIANVRQLMDLAE from the coding sequence ATGAGTGTGTATACAATAAAAGACCTAGAAAACTTATCAGGAATTAAAGCTCATACATTGCGTATTTGGGAGCAGCGGTATGAAATAATAACACCAAAGCGGACACTTAACAATTTTAGAACTTACAATGATGATGACCTTAAACTTGTCCTCAACATTGCTTTATTACGAGACAAGGGCTTCAAGATAAGTAAGATTGCAAAGTTTTCTCTAGAAGAACTTTCCAAAGAAGTTGTAAATATATCAAGCCAGAATTTGGCTTATCCCGATCAGATCTATTCGCTCACGCTTGCAATGATTGATTTGGACGAAGAAAGGTTTGAAAAAGTAATGTCTACAAGTATTCTTCAATTTGGGTTTGAGAATACAATCACCAATATTGTCTATCCATTTTTGGCTAGAATAGGAACATTGTGGATGACTGGCAGCATAGGACCAGCTCAGGAGCATTTCATTTCCAATCTTATCAGGCAAAAAATGATCGTCGCGATAGATGGTCAGGTTGTAAGGCCCGATGAAAAGTCGAAAACATTCGTATTGTTTCTTCCAGAAGGTGAAACCCATGAGCTAGGCTTATTATTTGGGAATTATATACTAAGAGCAAGAAACCATAAAGTAATTTACCTAGGGCAAAGCCTTCCTTTTGGAGAATTGGAGTTTGTGGTGAACCTTCACAAGCCAGACTACATTTTCTCAGCTTTAACAACTTTTACAGATGATGTTCATGGCTTTTTGAAGAAACTAGGAGACAACTTCACTGAGCAAAAAATACTTGTAACTGGGTATTCTGTGATAGGTCAAGGCTTTGATTTGCCTGATCATATGGAAGTTATTGCCAATGTTCGACAATTAATGGACTTAGCAGAATAA
- a CDS encoding BadF-type ATPase: MILIADSGSTKTDWCFVEKGKNPIRVSSLGINPYYQASSNIADELAKSLLPVYDGPLDAIHYYGTGITGPAVAEQIHGIIAKCYPFVDDINISSDLIGAARALYGLSEGIAVILGTGANSGYYNGEGITDQIAPLGFWLGDEGSGGYIGKQFFKAYLRKELGTDIVSKFEKEHGEFTRTQVLENAYQKPFPNRYFAGYARFVIENKSNSDCAAILNDGLEKLFVRYLLKYKSIASTEVGFVGSIAFYLQDELNEVAHKYNTNLGKVIKNPIDHLVAHHLAH, encoded by the coding sequence ATGATTTTAATAGCTGACAGCGGTTCTACAAAAACAGATTGGTGTTTTGTGGAGAAAGGGAAAAACCCAATAAGGGTAAGCTCCTTGGGGATAAATCCCTACTACCAAGCAAGTAGTAATATTGCAGATGAATTGGCCAAATCACTGTTGCCTGTCTATGATGGGCCATTAGATGCGATTCACTATTATGGAACTGGAATAACAGGGCCCGCGGTAGCAGAGCAAATTCATGGAATTATTGCCAAATGTTATCCGTTTGTAGATGACATCAATATTTCTTCGGATCTTATAGGTGCAGCACGTGCTTTATATGGCCTCAGTGAAGGAATTGCGGTGATACTTGGTACTGGAGCCAATTCTGGATACTATAATGGAGAAGGAATTACTGACCAAATAGCACCCTTAGGTTTTTGGCTTGGAGATGAAGGTAGCGGAGGTTACATAGGGAAACAATTTTTTAAAGCATATTTGCGTAAAGAGCTAGGAACTGACATAGTTTCAAAGTTTGAAAAGGAGCACGGAGAGTTTACAAGAACACAAGTTTTGGAAAATGCTTATCAAAAACCATTTCCTAATCGTTATTTTGCTGGATATGCTCGTTTTGTAATTGAAAATAAGTCGAATTCAGATTGTGCTGCTATATTGAACGATGGGCTAGAAAAGCTATTTGTAAGGTATCTTTTAAAATACAAATCAATAGCGAGCACTGAAGTTGGCTTTGTAGGGTCTATCGCTTTTTATTTGCAAGATGAATTAAATGAAGTAGCTCATAAGTATAACACGAACCTTGGAAAGGTGATTAAAAATCCAATTGATCACTTGGTAGCACACCATTTGGCACATTGA